The Kluyveromyces lactis strain NRRL Y-1140 chromosome B complete sequence genome contains a region encoding:
- the CBC2 gene encoding nuclear cap-binding protein subunit CBC2 (highly similar to uniprot|Q08920 Saccharomyces cerevisiae YPL178W CBC2 Small subunit of the heterodimeric cap binding complex that also contains Sto1p component of the spliceosomal commitment complex interacts with Npl3p possibly to package mRNA for export from the nucleus contains an RNA-binding motif), which yields MSLAEFDEIKYDHSCDRLDKPSRYLIRKARRDPDSGLQQLRKSMKSCTVYVGNLSFYTSEEQIYELFSKCGTIKKIIMGLDRFKFTPCGFCFIIFDKMEDALNSIKYLGDTKLDDRHITIDLDPGFEEGRQFGRGKNGGQVSDEMRFEFDASRGGFYTPLENRIGTNANFGARRVKNIPIQQEDEEYEEDEDAYIPGQ from the coding sequence ATGTCTCTAGCGGAGTTTGATGAGATTAAGTACGATCACAGTTGTGATAGGTTAGATAAGCCCTCTCGTTATTTGATCCGTAAGGCTAGACGTGACCCAGATTCTGGATTGCAACAGTTGAGAAAATCTATGAAATCCTGTACAGTTTATGTGGGTAATCTATCGTTTTACACAAGTGAAGAGCAAATATATGAGCTATTCTCCAAATGTGGCACCATAAAAAAGATTATCATGGGTCTAGATAGGTTCAAGTTTACGCCGTGTggattttgttttattatATTCGATAAGATGGAAGACGCATTGAATTCTATAAAATACTTGGGTGACACGAAGTTAGATGACCGTCATATAACCATTGACTTGGATCCTGGGTTCGAAGAGGGAAGACAGTTCGGTAGAGGTAAGAATGGTGGTCAAGTTagtgatgagatgagattcGAATTCGATGCGTCCAGAGGTGGGTTCTACACTCCACTTGAGAAtagaattggaacaaatgCCAACTTCGGGGCCAGAAGAGTTAAAAACATTCCAATACAGcaagaggatgaagaatatgaagaagatgaagatgcttACATTCCAGGCCAATAA
- the SCT1 gene encoding bifunctional glycerol-3-phosphate/glycerone-phosphate O-acyltransferase SCT1 (similar to uniprot|P32784 Saccharomyces cerevisiae YBL011W SCT1 High copy suppressor of choline-transport mutants), with translation METPLIKKQPVPLEPHETPHVHDDPDEPPFQYEEPSFFRKAIYDVFLWLFTKIFDCFFREIRTRGGYKVPTQGPIIFVAAPHANQFVDPVILMGQVKKTVNKRVSFIVAEKSLRRPAVGTFARCAMSIGVVRAQDNLKPAKGKIRIDPDNYKRLIGVNTEFTKYHQKGLIGLPKSLGNVEIDSIVSDTELFLRKEFKMQKPEVKSTLLNGTSFKYAAKVNQSRVYHNVFEHLAHDQSIGIFPEGGSHDRTDLLPLKAGVAIMALGCMDVHPDVNVKIVPCGMNYFHPHKFRSRAVVEFGHPIEISRELVDKYRDPATNREAVKELLDTVSEGLKAVTVTCPDYETLMVVQAIRRLYAGHLVSKLPLPLVVEMNRRIVNGFQTLKDDKVIVKLKEDILKYNAHLRDYNLPDHQVETAKVNLIQSLGLLIWRSVKLVVLLILSLPGIILFSPVFILAKSISKKKAKEALAASTVKVKANDVIATWKILIGIGVAPLLYSLWSLLFVWYFKESLTKNKFISFIFAYTCCATVTYSALIIGDHGMDIFKSIRPLYLAVTSPKGLQSLKDERTVLSEKINEIVNEYGPRLFPDFNVETFASYATGHSSTDEQLEEQEDRKTMELKRRRRLAKLKKRFKEQEEKQDADSSAPTSAKPESASTTTTAATTDDESDAISMINSDNSLSNIPIFSNRERSTSSTSIGSLGSSIELAANPDEERNHSISGIADQVRRKRLD, from the coding sequence ATGGAGACTCCATTAATCAAGAAACAGCCTGTGCCATTGGAGCCTCATGAGACTCCTCATGTTCATGACGACCCTGATGAACCACCGTTTCAATACGAAGAACCCTCCTTCTTCAGAAAGGCAATCTACGATGTGTTCTTATGGCTCTTCACTAAGATCTTTGATTGTTTCTTCAGAGAGATCAGAACTCGTGGTGGGTACAAAGTTCCTACACAGGGTCCTATCATATTTGTTGCTGCTCCTCATGCGAATCAGTTCGTTGACCCGGTGATTCTTATGGGCCAAGTGAAGAAAACGGTGAATAAACGGGTTTCATTCATTGTTGCAGAGAAATCTTTAAGAAGACCTGCGGTTGGTACTTTTGCTCGTTGTGCCATGTCAATTGGTGTTGTAAGGGCTCAGGATAATTTGAAACCGGCAAAGGGTAAAATTAGAATTGATCCGGATAATTATAAACGATTGATTGGTGTCAATACCGAATTTACCAAATACCATCAAAAGGGTCTGATTGGGCTACCCAAATCGTTGGGTAACGTTGAGATTGATAGCATTGTTAGTGATACGGAATTGTTCCTGAGGAAAGAGTTCAAGATGCAAAAGCCTGAGGTGAAATCAACTTTGTTAAATGGTACTTCGTTCAAATATGCTGCTAAGGTGAATCAGTCTCGTGTGTATCATAACGTTTTCGAACATTTGGCACATGATCAGTCCATCGGTATCTTCCCAGAAGGTGGTTCTCATGATAGAACAGACCTATTGCCATTGAAGGCAGGTGTTGCCATCATGGCCCTTGGATGCATGGATGTTCATCCAGATGTTAACGTCAAGATTGTGCCATGTGGTATGAACTATTTCCATCCGCATAAGTTTAGATCAAGAgctgttgttgaatttggtCATCCAATTGAGATCTCGCGTGAACTGGTGGACAAATACCGTGATCCAGCCACTAATAGAGAGGCTGTTAAGGAATTATTGGATACTGTTAGTGAGGGTTTGAAGGCCGTCACCGTTACTTGCCCAGATTATGAAACTCTAATGGTTGTGCAAGCCATCAGAAGATTGTATGCAGGACATCTCGTTTCTAAATTGCCGTTACCGTTGGTGGTAGAAATGAATAGAAGAATCGTTAATGGGTTCCAAACTTTGAAGGACGATAAAGTGATTGTAAAGTTAAAGGAGGATATTCTCAAATACAATGCTCATTTAAGAGATTACAATCTGCCAGATCATCAAGTGGAAACGGCTAAAGTCAATTTGATACAAAGTCTGGGTCTACTTATCTGGAGGTCAGTGAAACTTGTGGTGCTCCTGATTCTTTCTCTGCCAGGTATCATCTTATTCTCACCGGTATTCATTCTGGCTAAAAGCATATCCAAGAAAAAGGCCAAAGAAGCCTTGGCTGCATCTACCGTTAAGGTGAAGGCTAACGATGTTATCGCTACATGGAAGATCCTTATTGGAATCGGTGTGGCACCTTTGTTGTACTCTTTATGGTCGCTGTTATTCGTGTggtatttcaaagaaagtCTAACCAAAAACAAATTCATCAGTTTCATTTTCGCATACACATGTTGTGCTACCGTTACTTATTCTGCATTGATCATTGGTGATCACGGAATGGATATATTCAAGTCCATCAGACCTTTATACTTGGCAGTCACCTCTCCAAAGGGCTTGCAGTCATTAAAAGACGAACGTACTGTCTTGTCTGAAAAGATTAATGAAATCGTGAACGAATATGGACCAAGACTTTTCCCCGATTTCAATGTCGAAACTTTTGCAAGTTATGCTACTGGccattcttcaacagatGAACAGCTCGAAGAACAAGAGGATAGAAAGACAATGGAAttaaagagaagaagaagactagcaaagttgaagaaaagattcaaagaGCAAGAGGAGAAACAGGATGCGGATTCCAGTGCTCCAACTAGTGCAAAACCAGAAAGTGCCAGTACAACTACAACGGCCGCCACAACAGACGACGAAAGTGATGCCATTTCAATGATTAACAGTGATAACTCTCTATCGAATATTCCTATTTTCTCAAACAGAGAAAGATCTACGTCATCGACAAGTATTGGTTCCCTTGGTTCAAGCATCGAACTGGCTGCCAACCCAGATGAGGAAAGAAACCACTCTATATCAGGCATCGCCGATCAAGTCAGGAGGAAGAGACTCGATTGA
- the TIF3 gene encoding Tif3p (similar to uniprot|P34167 Saccharomyces cerevisiae YPR163C TIF3 Suppressor of translation mutants Translation initiation factor eIF-4B) — translation MAPPKKNAIKMDLSSFLEDETFNESWTADEVDLNNISIPIQNVAATNTISLDDFSRSTAKGSGNRFGGGKLDPALRKEREEYPIPDFPPFKAIINNIPWDITEIGIQQWVEDGLNKEGAVLEVMAPRHPDNDRLKGMAFVTFNERSDLEKALTFSSSKLNDRTVYVSVAAPRSNYGGRSNFDDMDWSGARGSNFREGGREAGPEPDWSAARGSNFRESRTREAGLEPDWSSARGSNFREPREPREPVPEPDWSSARGSHFREAREPREPREPVAEPDWTSARGSHFKEAREPREAVPEPDWSSARGSHFKESKPRAPEPDWSSARGSHFRDQKPRSPEPDWSDARGSHFKESKQRGPDIDWSAARGTKFGRQSESTPAPKKSYSRKENAQQQKPEETPKVVKSAFAVLSTEDDDEDEDETEQDQNQEQKTADDVEVLEKSTKGLSIDQDDNEEWETVGKK, via the coding sequence atggcaccaccaaagaagaatgcTATTAAAATGGACTTGAGTTCCTTCTTGGAGGACGAAACTTTCAATGAAAGTTGGACTGCCGACGAAGTTGATTTAAACAACATTAGTATTCCTATCCAGAACGTCGCAGCTACCAATACTATTTCGTTGGATGATTTTTCAAGGTCCACAGCTAAGGGTAGTGGTAACAGATTTGGCGGTGGGAAATTGGATCCAGCTTTGAGAAAAGAACGTGAAGAGTACCCAATTCCAGACTTCCCACCTTTCAAGGccatcatcaacaacattcCATGGGATATTACAGAAATTGGTATCCAACAGTGGGTTGAAGACGGTTTGAATAAGGAAGGTGCTGTCTTGGAAGTTATGGCTCCAAGACACCCGGACAACGATAGACTTAAGGGTATGGCCTTTGTTACATTCAACGAACGTTCTGATTTGGAGAAGGCTTTGACCTTTAGTTCGTCCAAGTTAAATGATCGTACCGTTTACGTTTCTGTTGCTGCGCCAAGAAGCAACTACGGTGGTCGTTCCAACTTCGATGATATGGACTGGTCCGGTGCCAGAGGTTCCAACTTCAGGGAGGGTGGAAGAGAGGCCGGCCCAGAACCAGATTGGTCCGCTGCTAGGGGTTCTAACTTCAGAGAATCTAGAACTAGGGAAGCTGGTCTAGAACCAGATTGGTCTTCTGCTAGAGGCTCCAATTTCAGAGAACCAAGAGAACCAAGAGAGCCTGTCCCTGAACCAGATTGGTCTTCTGCTAGAGGTTCTCATTTCAGAGAAGCTAGAGAGCCAAGAGAGCCAAGAGAGCCTGTTGCAGAACCAGATTGGACTTCTGCTAGAGGTTCCCACTTTAAGGAAGCCAGAGAACCAAGAGAAGCTGTTCCAGAACCAGATTGGTCTTCTGCCAGAGGTTCCCACTTCAAGGAAAGTAAACCAAGAGCTCCAGAACCAGACTGGTCTTCTGCTAGAGGCTCCCATTTCAGAGACCAAAAACCAAGAAGCCCTGAACCAGACTGGTCTGATGCCAGAGGTTCTCACTTCAAGGAATCAAAACAAAGAGGTCCTGATATCGACTGGTCCGCTGCAAGAGGCACCAAATTCGGTAGACAATCAGAATCTACTCCAGCTCCAAAGAAATCTTACTCTCGCAAAGAGAATgctcaacaacaaaaacCAGAAGAAACTCCAAAGGTTGTAAAATCGGCATTCGCTGTGTTGTCCACTGAAGACGACGACGAAGACGAAGACGAGACTGAGcaagatcaaaatcaagaacaaaagactgctgatgatgttgaagttcttgaaaagTCTACCAAAGGGTTGAGCATCGACCAAGATGATAATGAGGAATGGGAAACCGTTGGTAAGAAATAA